From the genome of Streptomyces sp. V1I1, one region includes:
- a CDS encoding transposase encodes MNGRRRHLICDTIGLLLMINVTAGDVTDRQAATDMLPALRTRFPTITKLGADGGYTGTLITWALQVLQLVVTVIKRSDDVSGFVVLPRRWVVERTLCATRRSVCIPGSATGVGVGTGTGTGVTLSAAGAAASSTAAARPTPARTSARTSRAVTNRSHCNSAACNRASTRSASSRTTSTC; translated from the coding sequence ATCAACGGCAGGCGTCGGCACCTGATCTGCGACACGATCGGTCTGCTGCTGATGATCAATGTGACCGCGGGCGACGTGACCGACCGTCAGGCGGCCACCGACATGCTGCCCGCCCTGCGGACCCGTTTCCCCACGATCACCAAACTGGGGGCCGACGGCGGCTACACCGGCACCCTGATCACCTGGGCCCTGCAGGTTCTGCAGCTGGTCGTCACCGTCATCAAGCGCAGCGACGACGTCTCCGGCTTCGTCGTCCTGCCCCGTCGCTGGGTCGTGGAACGCACCTTGTGCGCCACGAGGCGCTCTGTTTGTATCCCCGGCTCAGCCACCGGCGTTGGAGTGGGCACCGGCACCGGCACCGGGGTGACGCTCTCCGCAGCAGGCGCGGCGGCCTCCTCGACGGCGGCAGCACGGCCAACGCCGGCGAGAACCTCGGCCAGGACTTCCCGAGCGGTCACGAACCGCTCCCACTGCAACTCCGCGGCATGCAACCGGGCAAGCACCCGGTCCGCCTCCTCCCGCACCACTTCCACCTGCTGA
- the eda gene encoding bifunctional 4-hydroxy-2-oxoglutarate aldolase/2-dehydro-3-deoxy-phosphogluconate aldolase: MTTSALPTVLDLAPVVPVVVIDDAADAVPLARALVAGGLPAIEVTLRTPAALDAIRAIAAEVPDAVVGAGTVISADGVDAAVTAGARFLVSPGWTDRLLDAMKASGVPFLPGVSTTSEVVALLERGVSEMKFFPAEAAGGTAYLKSLAGPLPQARFCPTGGISLASAPSYLALRNVGCVGGTWMLPADAIAAKDWAGVETLAAGAAALRGRVS, encoded by the coding sequence ATGACCACCTCCGCCCTGCCCACCGTGCTCGACCTCGCGCCGGTCGTCCCCGTCGTCGTCATCGACGACGCCGCCGATGCCGTACCGCTCGCGCGTGCCCTGGTCGCGGGCGGTCTGCCCGCGATCGAGGTGACGCTGCGGACACCGGCCGCGCTGGACGCGATCCGCGCGATCGCGGCCGAGGTGCCGGACGCGGTGGTGGGCGCGGGCACGGTGATCTCGGCGGACGGTGTCGATGCCGCGGTGACGGCCGGGGCGCGGTTTCTGGTGAGCCCCGGGTGGACGGACCGGCTGCTGGACGCGATGAAGGCGTCGGGGGTGCCGTTCCTGCCCGGGGTCTCGACGACCTCGGAGGTCGTGGCGCTGCTGGAGCGCGGCGTGAGCGAGATGAAGTTCTTCCCGGCCGAGGCGGCGGGCGGCACGGCGTACCTCAAGTCCCTTGCGGGTCCGCTGCCTCAGGCCCGCTTCTGCCCGACGGGCGGGATCTCGCTCGCCTCCGCGCCCTCGTATCTGGCGCTGAGGAACGTGGGCTGCGTCGGCGGTACGTGGATGCTGCCGGCGGACGCGATCGCGGCCAAGGACTGGGCGGGGGTCGAGACACTGGCGGCCGGGGCCGCCGCGCTGCGCGGCCGGGTCAGCTGA
- a CDS encoding Nif3-like dinuclear metal center hexameric protein produces MPRLSEVLAALDALWPAERAEQWDAVGTVCGDPDAGISRVLFAVDPVQEIADEAIELGAQLIITHHPLYLRGTTTVAASTFKGRVVHTLIKHDIALHVAHTNADTADPGVSDALAGALDLRVVRPLVPDTTDPHGRRGLGRICELDHPETLGEFAARAAKRLPVTAQGIRIAGDPDAVVRTVAVSGGSGDSLFDVVRAAGVDAFLTADLRHHPASEAVQQSPLGLVDAAHWATEWPWCEQAAAQLDEISDRHGWGLRVHVSHTVTDPWSSHHSSGAPN; encoded by the coding sequence GTGCCCCGTCTGTCTGAAGTACTCGCCGCGCTCGACGCCCTGTGGCCCGCCGAGCGGGCCGAACAGTGGGACGCCGTCGGCACGGTGTGCGGCGACCCGGACGCCGGGATCAGCCGTGTGCTGTTCGCCGTCGACCCCGTTCAGGAGATCGCCGACGAGGCGATCGAACTCGGCGCCCAGCTGATCATCACGCACCACCCGCTCTATCTGCGCGGTACGACGACCGTCGCGGCCTCCACCTTCAAGGGCCGCGTCGTGCACACCCTGATCAAGCACGACATCGCCCTGCATGTCGCGCACACCAACGCCGACACCGCCGACCCCGGAGTCTCCGACGCCCTCGCGGGCGCGCTCGACCTGCGGGTCGTACGCCCGCTGGTGCCGGATACGACGGACCCGCACGGTCGCCGCGGCCTCGGCCGGATCTGTGAACTCGACCACCCCGAGACGCTCGGCGAGTTCGCCGCGCGCGCCGCCAAGCGCCTGCCCGTCACCGCGCAGGGCATCCGCATCGCGGGCGACCCGGACGCCGTGGTCCGTACGGTCGCGGTCAGCGGCGGCTCCGGCGACAGCCTCTTCGACGTCGTACGGGCCGCGGGCGTGGACGCGTTCCTCACCGCCGATCTGCGCCACCACCCCGCGTCCGAGGCGGTGCAGCAATCACCGCTGGGACTGGTCGACGCCGCCCACTGGGCCACCGAGTGGCCCTGGTGCGAGCAGGCCGCGGCCCAGCTCGACGAGATTTCCGACCGGCACGGCTGGGGCCTTCGGGTCCACGTCTCGCACACGGTCACCGACCCCTGGTCCTCCCACCATTCTTCTGGAGCCCCCAACTGA
- a CDS encoding alpha-hydroxy acid oxidase yields MPALRAYEAAAKERLPGPVWDFFAGGSGTESMLTAGREALDRIRLRPRCLVDVSHCDPRTELLGADLAAPLAIAPMAYHQLAHPEGETATARAAGEAGALFTVSMFASRTLEEIAAEATGPLWLQLYWLKRRDLLVDLIRRAEAAGFRALVLTVDAPRVAFRPRDAANGFAVPPGIRAVNLAHDVMAASHGSRDGESAIARHSKEQFDASITWDDLVWLREVTSLPLVLKGVLTAEDAELAVKHGVSGLVVSNHGGRQLDFSRSAPDTLAEIVDAVAGRCAVVLDGGVRYGADIAKALCLGADAVMVGRPVLWGLARSGAEGVADVLRILMGEFEEVMALMGAPAVADFERSGVLLPGCAHLSA; encoded by the coding sequence GCGGGAGGCCCTGGACAGGATCCGGCTGCGGCCGCGCTGCCTCGTCGACGTCTCCCACTGCGACCCCCGCACCGAGCTGCTCGGTGCGGACCTCGCCGCCCCCCTTGCCATCGCCCCGATGGCGTACCACCAACTCGCCCACCCGGAGGGTGAGACAGCGACGGCACGGGCCGCGGGTGAGGCCGGTGCCCTGTTCACGGTCAGCATGTTCGCGAGCCGGACACTGGAGGAGATCGCCGCCGAGGCGACCGGCCCGCTGTGGCTGCAGCTGTACTGGCTCAAGCGCCGGGACCTCCTGGTGGACCTGATCCGCCGGGCCGAGGCCGCCGGATTCCGTGCGCTGGTGCTCACCGTCGACGCGCCCAGGGTGGCGTTCCGTCCCCGGGACGCCGCCAACGGCTTCGCCGTGCCCCCGGGCATCCGGGCGGTCAACCTGGCGCACGACGTCATGGCCGCCTCGCACGGCAGCAGGGACGGGGAATCGGCTATCGCCCGGCACTCCAAGGAGCAGTTCGACGCCTCGATTACCTGGGACGATCTCGTCTGGCTCCGCGAAGTGACCTCGCTGCCCCTGGTACTGAAGGGCGTGCTCACCGCCGAGGACGCCGAACTGGCGGTCAAGCACGGCGTCTCGGGACTGGTCGTCTCCAACCACGGCGGCCGCCAGCTGGACTTCTCCCGCAGCGCCCCCGACACCCTCGCCGAGATCGTGGACGCCGTCGCCGGGCGGTGCGCGGTCGTCCTGGACGGCGGTGTCCGGTACGGCGCCGACATCGCCAAGGCCCTGTGTCTGGGCGCGGACGCGGTAATGGTCGGACGCCCGGTCCTCTGGGGGCTCGCCCGCTCCGGCGCGGAGGGCGTCGCGGACGTCCTGCGGATACTCATGGGCGAGTTCGAGGAGGTCATGGCCCTGATGGGGGCGCCCGCCGTGGCCGACTTCGAGCGGTCGGGGGTGCTCCTCCCCGGGTGCGCCCACCTCTCCGCCTGA
- a CDS encoding zinc ribbon domain-containing protein translates to MNASPADQIRLLDVQALDVRLSQLAHKRKSLPEHAEIESLSKDLTQLRDLLVAAQTEESDTAREQTKAEQDVDQVRQRAVRDQQRLDSGAATSPKDLENLQREIVSLAKRQGDLEDVVLEVMERRESVQERVAELTGRVSSVQAKLDDAIARRDAAQEEIDGEVASITKEREVVSGSVPADLLKLYEKLRVQQGGVGAARLYQRRCEGCQLELNITEVNEVKAASPDTVLRCENCRRILIRTAESGL, encoded by the coding sequence CTGAACGCCTCGCCCGCCGACCAGATCAGACTTCTCGACGTCCAGGCCCTGGACGTACGACTGTCGCAGCTCGCCCACAAGCGCAAGTCGCTGCCCGAGCACGCCGAGATCGAGTCGCTCAGCAAGGACCTCACGCAGCTGCGCGACCTGCTGGTCGCCGCGCAGACCGAGGAGAGCGACACCGCCCGCGAGCAGACCAAGGCGGAGCAGGACGTCGACCAGGTGCGCCAGCGCGCCGTCCGCGACCAGCAGCGCCTCGACTCGGGCGCGGCCACCTCGCCCAAGGACCTGGAGAACCTGCAGCGCGAGATCGTCTCGCTCGCCAAGCGCCAGGGCGACCTGGAGGACGTCGTCCTCGAGGTCATGGAGCGCCGTGAGTCCGTGCAGGAACGTGTCGCCGAGCTGACCGGACGGGTCTCCTCGGTCCAGGCCAAGCTCGACGACGCGATCGCGCGCCGCGACGCCGCGCAGGAGGAGATCGACGGCGAGGTCGCCTCGATCACCAAGGAGCGCGAAGTCGTGTCGGGCTCCGTGCCGGCGGATCTCCTCAAGCTGTACGAGAAGCTGCGCGTCCAGCAGGGCGGGGTGGGCGCGGCACGCCTCTACCAGCGCCGCTGCGAGGGCTGCCAGCTGGAGCTGAACATCACCGAGGTGAACGAGGTCAAGGCGGCGTCTCCGGACACGGTGCTGCGCTGCGAGAACTGCCGCCGGATCCTGATCCGTACCGCTGAATCGGGGCTGTAG
- a CDS encoding SDR family oxidoreductase — translation MEPVTLITGGSTGIGAATARALLKRGHRVTVTGRDTDKLAAFVASAGAGERLLPITGDTSDEHDVAAAVRQVVDAWGRLDNVIANAGFSLPGNLESHAPADMRAMVLTNVLGPALLVRETLPHLRESKGRIVIIGSVAGVRNTPGNLYSVTKWAAHALAENTRLLVGKDGIGVTVVAPGVVDTPFWDKRGGTPEAAPAMTAEQIADTIVFAVDQPEGVDINHITVRPAGQTG, via the coding sequence ATGGAACCCGTCACGCTGATCACCGGTGGCTCGACCGGAATCGGCGCCGCCACCGCCCGCGCCCTGCTCAAGCGGGGGCACCGCGTGACCGTCACCGGACGCGACACGGACAAGCTGGCCGCCTTCGTCGCTTCGGCCGGAGCGGGCGAGCGGCTCCTGCCGATCACCGGCGACACCAGCGACGAGCACGATGTAGCCGCCGCCGTGCGCCAAGTGGTGGACGCGTGGGGGCGGCTGGACAACGTCATTGCCAACGCCGGTTTCTCGTTGCCCGGCAACCTGGAGAGCCACGCTCCCGCGGACATGCGCGCCATGGTCCTCACCAATGTCCTGGGCCCCGCCCTGCTGGTGCGGGAGACCCTGCCGCACCTCAGGGAGTCCAAGGGCCGGATCGTGATCATCGGCTCGGTCGCCGGAGTGCGCAACACGCCCGGCAACCTGTACTCGGTCACCAAGTGGGCCGCGCACGCCTTGGCCGAGAACACCCGGCTGCTGGTCGGCAAGGACGGGATCGGAGTGACCGTCGTCGCCCCCGGCGTGGTGGACACCCCGTTCTGGGACAAGCGCGGTGGCACCCCCGAGGCGGCGCCGGCGATGACAGCCGAGCAGATCGCGGACACGATCGTCTTCGCCGTCGACCAGCCCGAGGGCGTGGACATCAACCACATCACCGTGCGGCCGGCCGGGCAGACCGGCTGA
- the yaaA gene encoding peroxide stress protein YaaA, translating into MLVLLPPSEGKAASGRGAPLKSESLSLPGLAGARAAVLDELVELCAADEEKAREVLGLSEGLRGEIAKNVELRTAGTRPAGEIYTGVLYDALGLATLEPDARRRARKSLLVFSGLWGAVRVGDRIPSYRCSMGVKLPGLGALGAYWREPMASAMPEAAGDGLVLDLRSSAYAAAWKPKGEVAGRTATVRVMHSQMVDGVEKRSVVSHFNKATKGRLVRDLLTAGAKPAGAGELVEALRDLGYVVEAQAPGRAGKAWALDVVVNQIH; encoded by the coding sequence GTGCTCGTGCTGTTGCCGCCGTCGGAGGGTAAGGCCGCTTCCGGGCGCGGGGCTCCGCTGAAGTCGGAGTCGCTGTCGCTGCCGGGCCTTGCCGGGGCGCGCGCCGCGGTGCTGGACGAACTGGTCGAACTGTGCGCCGCCGACGAGGAGAAGGCGCGGGAAGTACTCGGCCTGAGCGAGGGCCTGCGCGGCGAGATCGCGAAGAACGTGGAGCTGCGGACCGCGGGGACCCGGCCGGCCGGGGAGATCTACACGGGTGTGCTCTACGACGCGCTGGGCCTCGCGACCCTGGAGCCGGACGCGCGGCGCCGGGCCCGGAAGTCGCTGCTGGTCTTCTCGGGGCTGTGGGGCGCGGTGCGGGTCGGCGACCGGATTCCGTCGTACCGCTGCTCGATGGGGGTGAAGCTGCCGGGGCTGGGCGCGCTCGGGGCGTACTGGCGCGAGCCCATGGCGTCCGCCATGCCGGAGGCCGCCGGTGACGGGCTCGTACTCGATCTGCGGTCCTCCGCGTATGCGGCGGCGTGGAAGCCGAAGGGCGAGGTGGCGGGGCGTACGGCGACGGTGCGGGTGATGCACTCGCAGATGGTCGACGGGGTGGAGAAGCGGTCGGTGGTCAGCCACTTCAACAAGGCGACGAAGGGTCGGCTGGTACGGGACCTGCTGACCGCGGGCGCCAAGCCGGCGGGTGCTGGCGAGCTGGTGGAGGCGCTGCGGGATCTGGGGTACGTGGTGGAGGCGCAGGCGCCGGGCAGGGCCGGGAAGGCATGGGCGCTGGATGTGGTGGTGAACCAGATCCACTGA
- a CDS encoding bifunctional RNase H/acid phosphatase has product MREFVVEADGGSRGNPGPAGYGAVVLDPKTGETLAETAEYIGVATNNVAEYKGLVAGLKAAKALDPDASIRVRMDSKLVVEQMSGRWKIKHPDMKPLAAEAARVFPASQVTYEWIPRERNKHADRLANEAMDAGKKGKQWEPSRSTAELDARDAQAARVVGDATAGAARARAALSGATGAAEGESGVAAVTVRSEPVAGASGVGEAAPTAPPVGWGPADLGAPATFVLLRHGETPLTPEKRFSGSGGSDPSLSPAGLRQAEAVAAALAARGTIQEIVSSPLKRCRETAETVAARLSLDVRIEDGLRETDFGAWEGLTFAEVRERYGDDLTAWLASAKFAPTGGGESFATVARRVAATRDKLIARYEGRTVLLVTHVTPIKTLVRLALGAPPESLFRMELATASVSAVAYYGDGNASLRLLNDTSHLR; this is encoded by the coding sequence GTGCGGGAGTTCGTCGTCGAGGCGGACGGCGGCTCGCGGGGAAATCCGGGCCCCGCCGGATACGGTGCGGTCGTGCTCGACCCGAAGACGGGGGAGACGCTCGCCGAGACCGCGGAGTACATCGGCGTCGCGACGAACAACGTCGCCGAGTACAAGGGCCTGGTGGCGGGGCTGAAGGCGGCGAAGGCCCTCGACCCCGATGCGTCGATCCGGGTCCGGATGGACTCCAAGCTGGTCGTCGAGCAGATGTCGGGCCGCTGGAAGATCAAGCACCCGGACATGAAGCCGCTGGCGGCGGAGGCGGCGCGCGTCTTTCCTGCTTCTCAGGTCACGTACGAGTGGATCCCGCGCGAGAGGAACAAGCACGCGGACCGGCTGGCCAACGAGGCGATGGACGCGGGCAAGAAGGGCAAGCAGTGGGAGCCCTCGCGCTCCACGGCGGAGCTCGACGCACGCGACGCGCAGGCGGCGAGGGTGGTCGGCGACGCGACGGCGGGCGCGGCGCGGGCGAGGGCGGCGCTGAGCGGGGCGACGGGTGCGGCCGAGGGTGAATCCGGCGTTGCGGCGGTCACGGTCCGTTCCGAGCCGGTGGCCGGAGCCTCGGGGGTCGGCGAAGCCGCGCCGACCGCACCGCCCGTCGGGTGGGGCCCCGCCGACCTCGGCGCACCCGCCACCTTTGTGCTGCTCCGCCACGGCGAGACCCCCCTGACCCCCGAGAAGCGTTTCTCGGGCAGCGGCGGCAGCGACCCTTCGCTCTCCCCCGCGGGCCTGCGCCAGGCCGAGGCGGTCGCGGCCGCCCTCGCGGCGCGCGGCACCATCCAGGAGATCGTCAGCTCCCCCCTCAAGCGCTGCCGCGAGACCGCGGAGACCGTTGCGGCCCGGCTGAGCCTCGACGTCCGCATCGAGGACGGCCTGCGCGAGACGGACTTCGGCGCCTGGGAGGGCCTGACGTTCGCGGAGGTCCGCGAGCGGTACGGCGACGACCTCACCGCCTGGCTCGCCTCGGCGAAGTTCGCCCCGACGGGTGGCGGAGAGAGCTTTGCGACGGTGGCGCGCCGGGTCGCGGCGACCCGCGACAAGCTGATCGCCCGGTACGAGGGCCGCACGGTCCTGCTGGTCACCCATGTCACGCCCATCAAGACCCTGGTCCGACTGGCGCTGGGAGCCCCGCCGGAGTCGCTGTTCCGGATGGAACTCGCCACCGCCTCGGTCTCGGCGGTGGCGTACTACGGGGACGGCAACGCATCGCTGCGCCTGCTGAACGACACGTCGCACCTGCGCTGA
- a CDS encoding RNB domain-containing ribonuclease, whose protein sequence is MPRRHVHTTGAAEDPLRVALRELRTTLGMPEGFPPEVLGEAESAARAPRLPDHDATDIPFFTVDPPASVDLDQAMHLARRGNGFRIHYAIADVAAFVAPGGALDAEAHRRVQTLYFPDEKIPLHPAVLSEGAASLLPGHNAPALLWQFDLDAEGRGIATELRRALVRSRAKLDYATVQRQIDAGTAEEPVALLKDIGLLRERLEIERGGISLKVPEQEIVKRDGTYALTYRAPLPADGWNAQISLLTGMAAADIMIAAGTGILRTLPTAPGGAVARLRRSAEALRIDWPHHVSYAELVRSLDPNNPRHAAFLQDCTTLLRGAGYSAFTGGELPSPAVHAAVADEYTHCTAPLRRLVDRYAGELCVAAVAGQEPPDWAVAALDVLPKEMAEGSKRANTVERECVDIAEAALLKERIGDVFDAFVVDVKEHEPAVGTVHLEDPAVVARIEGGEAKLPLGERLRVRLTQADPGSAKVLFAPA, encoded by the coding sequence ATGCCCCGCCGTCATGTGCACACCACCGGCGCAGCCGAGGATCCCCTGCGGGTCGCCCTCCGGGAGCTGCGTACGACGCTCGGCATGCCGGAGGGCTTCCCGCCCGAGGTCCTCGGGGAAGCGGAGTCGGCCGCCAGGGCCCCGCGCCTGCCCGATCACGACGCCACCGACATCCCGTTCTTCACCGTCGACCCGCCGGCTTCCGTCGATCTCGACCAGGCGATGCACCTCGCCCGCCGGGGCAACGGCTTCCGGATCCACTACGCGATCGCCGACGTCGCCGCCTTCGTCGCGCCCGGCGGCGCGCTGGACGCCGAGGCGCACCGCCGCGTGCAGACCCTCTACTTTCCGGACGAGAAGATCCCGCTTCATCCGGCCGTGCTCTCCGAGGGCGCGGCCAGTCTGCTGCCCGGTCACAACGCACCCGCGCTGCTCTGGCAGTTCGACCTCGACGCAGAGGGCCGCGGGATCGCGACCGAGCTGCGGCGGGCCCTCGTACGCAGCCGGGCCAAGCTCGACTACGCCACGGTCCAGCGGCAGATCGACGCGGGTACCGCGGAGGAGCCGGTGGCGCTGCTCAAGGACATCGGACTGCTGAGGGAACGGCTGGAGATCGAGCGCGGCGGGATCTCGCTCAAAGTCCCCGAGCAGGAGATCGTGAAGCGGGACGGCACGTACGCCCTCACATACCGTGCCCCGCTTCCCGCCGACGGCTGGAACGCCCAGATCTCCCTGCTTACGGGCATGGCCGCGGCCGACATCATGATCGCGGCCGGCACCGGCATCCTGCGTACCCTGCCCACCGCGCCGGGCGGCGCGGTGGCGCGACTGCGCCGCTCGGCCGAGGCCCTGCGGATCGACTGGCCGCACCACGTCTCGTACGCGGAGCTGGTCCGCTCCCTCGACCCGAACAACCCCCGCCATGCCGCCTTCCTGCAGGACTGCACCACCCTGCTGCGGGGCGCGGGCTACAGCGCCTTCACAGGCGGCGAGCTGCCCTCGCCCGCGGTCCATGCGGCTGTGGCCGACGAGTACACGCACTGCACCGCGCCGCTGCGACGGCTCGTCGACCGGTACGCGGGCGAACTGTGCGTGGCGGCGGTGGCGGGTCAGGAGCCGCCGGACTGGGCCGTGGCCGCGCTCGACGTGCTGCCGAAGGAGATGGCGGAGGGCTCGAAGCGCGCCAACACGGTGGAGCGGGAGTGTGTCGACATCGCAGAGGCTGCGTTGCTGAAGGAGCGGATCGGCGATGTCTTCGACGCGTTCGTGGTGGACGTGAAGGAGCACGAACCGGCCGTCGGCACGGTCCATTTGGAGGACCCGGCGGTGGTGGCGAGGATCGAGGGCGGCGAGGCGAAGCTGCCCCTGGGGGAGCGGCTGCGGGTCCGGCTCACGCAGGCGGACCCGGGGTCGGCGAAGGTGCTGTTCGCGCCTGCGTGA
- a CDS encoding GNAT family N-acetyltransferase: MTWQLTEDVEEFRRAVGAYLARDPVGSTALLTVSETVRRHGPHAYGDASPARFGWWRDGDGGDVAGAFVQTPPRPPLLGPMAEPLARELARMLRAAGIGLSGVKGGEAHAYAFADEWAGAHGWSVDVRLRLFRLGGLTPRQPAPQGVARRADAADVPLAAAWMRAFAADIGDSSGADQTENVSRRIADGCLYLWETDGQPVSMAARSPLLAGQSRVSPVYTPSELRGRGYAGAVTAAVSRDALDAGAEQVLLFADLANPTSNALYQRLGYRPLAGFVDLDFS, from the coding sequence ATGACCTGGCAGCTGACCGAAGACGTCGAGGAGTTCCGCCGGGCCGTCGGCGCCTACCTGGCGCGCGACCCCGTCGGCAGCACCGCCCTGCTCACCGTCAGTGAGACCGTGCGGCGGCACGGGCCGCATGCGTACGGGGACGCGTCACCCGCCCGGTTCGGATGGTGGCGGGACGGGGACGGGGGCGACGTGGCGGGTGCGTTCGTGCAGACGCCGCCGCGGCCGCCCCTGCTCGGGCCGATGGCCGAGCCGCTCGCCCGCGAGCTGGCGCGGATGCTGCGGGCCGCCGGGATCGGGCTCAGCGGTGTGAAGGGCGGTGAGGCACACGCGTACGCCTTCGCCGACGAGTGGGCGGGCGCGCACGGCTGGAGCGTCGACGTACGGCTGCGGCTATTCCGGCTCGGCGGCCTGACGCCGCGGCAGCCGGCGCCGCAGGGTGTCGCGCGCCGGGCCGACGCCGCCGACGTGCCGCTGGCCGCCGCCTGGATGCGCGCCTTCGCCGCCGACATCGGTGATTCCTCCGGCGCGGACCAGACCGAGAACGTCTCCCGCCGCATCGCCGACGGCTGCCTGTACCTGTGGGAGACGGACGGGCAGCCCGTGTCCATGGCCGCCCGTTCCCCGCTGCTGGCCGGGCAGTCCCGGGTCTCGCCCGTCTACACCCCGTCCGAGCTGCGCGGACGGGGATACGCCGGTGCGGTCACCGCCGCCGTGAGCCGCGACGCGCTCGACGCCGGGGCCGAACAGGTCCTGCTCTTCGCGGACTTGGCCAACCCCACCAGCAACGCCCTGTACCAGCGCCTCGGTTACCGCCCGCTCGCGGGCTTCGTGGACCTCGACTTCAGCTGA